A stretch of the Pedobacter sp. MC2016-14 genome encodes the following:
- a CDS encoding DUF2200 domain-containing protein — protein MNDSATQHQRIAKMIFASAYPLYLAKIERKGRAKEELHQVITWLTGFDEAKIQELIAEKATFETFFQQASLHPNAALITGLICGYRIEEIENALTKQVRYLDKLVDELAKGRKMEKILRK, from the coding sequence ATGAACGATTCTGCCACACAACATCAGCGTATTGCAAAGATGATCTTTGCTTCTGCATACCCTTTGTATCTTGCTAAAATTGAGCGAAAGGGCAGGGCAAAGGAAGAATTGCATCAGGTTATCACCTGGTTAACGGGCTTTGATGAGGCAAAAATTCAAGAGCTCATTGCTGAGAAAGCCACTTTCGAAACATTTTTTCAGCAAGCTTCATTACATCCAAATGCAGCACTCATTACCGGGTTAATTTGTGGGTATAGGATAGAAGAGATTGAAAATGCTTTGACTAAGCAGGTGAGGTATCTAGACAAGCTGGTTGATGAATTGGCAAAGGGTAGAAAGATGGAGAAGATATTGCGGAAATAG
- a CDS encoding YfbM family protein, with amino-acid sequence MSMIGYLLRVTPTELAEYLEESSLLEDRIYGTETEDANLVDLDKAWEGIIFLLTGQSLAEADHPLLSTLFSGQLIDEEQDLGYGPAHYLTPEQVVEINKEISKIEVADLKQKFDPDKMGELGIYPEIWDEGDEAFDYLAEYFVNLKQAYSLAAENGEAIVTYLS; translated from the coding sequence ATGAGTATGATCGGTTATTTGCTCAGGGTAACACCTACTGAGTTAGCAGAATATTTAGAAGAAAGTTCTTTACTTGAAGATCGAATTTACGGTACTGAAACAGAAGACGCAAATTTGGTTGATCTAGATAAAGCCTGGGAAGGAATTATTTTTTTATTGACGGGCCAAAGTTTGGCAGAGGCAGATCATCCGCTTTTGAGTACCTTATTTAGCGGGCAGTTAATAGACGAAGAGCAGGACTTAGGCTATGGGCCAGCCCATTATCTTACCCCTGAACAAGTTGTTGAAATAAATAAAGAAATTTCGAAAATTGAAGTCGCAGATTTGAAACAAAAATTCGATCCTGATAAAATGGGAGAATTGGGGATCTATCCTGAGATATGGGATGAAGGGGATGAAGCGTTCGACTACTTGGCCGAGTATTTTGTGAACTTGAAACAAGCTTATAGCCTTGCCGCAGAAAATGGAGAAGCTATAGTAACTTACCTCAGCTAG
- a CDS encoding thioredoxin family protein, giving the protein MKPIIALLLVFYGLSANAQQEIKFNQTSTWSEMKAQAAAEKKLIFVDCYTSWCGPCKWMDKNVFNAAPVANFYNKHFINAKFDMEKGEGIELRKVYGVQSFPTFLFINSKGEVIHRTGSRMPVEEFLAEGSKAADPTKNSAYLTKKYEEGTRDLSFLLDYQIALSKSDRVAADKIAKEVINIISSEQLNTELGWKAIKTLAKNETDKLGAHFILNEQNYKKWGTQTEIDALRDRLASSTLYGYIQANDEANFFKKLSYFKNADRLDRRKQGVMLEATFYLSERRADEYIKITNQALKNELKDDADKLSFLARWASRSKNYTEVSEPPFLQQAYLMAKRAVALKPEDYSVQSTFANVCLDMKKKEEALVSAKKTRLLADAETSKIQKIAQELLDKVEAL; this is encoded by the coding sequence ATGAAACCTATAATCGCATTATTATTGGTGTTTTACGGACTATCCGCTAACGCACAGCAAGAAATAAAATTTAACCAAACCAGCACCTGGTCAGAGATGAAAGCGCAGGCAGCCGCAGAAAAAAAACTCATATTTGTTGACTGTTATACTTCCTGGTGCGGCCCATGTAAATGGATGGACAAGAATGTATTCAATGCTGCTCCTGTAGCCAATTTTTACAATAAGCACTTTATCAATGCAAAATTTGATATGGAAAAAGGAGAAGGAATAGAACTTCGAAAAGTATACGGGGTTCAGTCTTTTCCAACTTTTCTTTTTATCAATAGTAAGGGGGAGGTCATCCATAGAACAGGTTCCAGGATGCCAGTAGAAGAGTTTTTGGCAGAGGGAAGTAAAGCTGCCGACCCGACTAAAAATTCCGCGTATCTAACAAAAAAATACGAAGAGGGAACCCGCGATCTTTCCTTTCTGCTGGACTATCAAATAGCGCTGAGCAAATCAGATAGAGTGGCCGCCGATAAAATCGCAAAAGAGGTCATCAACATAATATCCAGCGAACAGTTAAATACAGAATTGGGATGGAAGGCCATTAAAACGCTGGCCAAAAACGAAACTGATAAACTTGGCGCACACTTTATTTTGAATGAACAGAATTATAAAAAATGGGGCACGCAGACTGAAATAGATGCGCTTAGAGATCGATTGGCAAGCAGTACACTGTACGGCTACATTCAGGCCAACGATGAAGCCAATTTTTTCAAAAAACTATCTTATTTTAAAAACGCTGATCGTTTGGATCGCCGTAAACAAGGCGTTATGTTAGAGGCTACGTTTTATCTAAGCGAGCGCCGGGCAGATGAATACATTAAAATTACGAATCAAGCATTAAAAAACGAGCTAAAAGATGATGCAGATAAATTGAGTTTTCTGGCCAGGTGGGCATCGCGTTCAAAAAATTATACTGAGGTATCTGAACCTCCGTTTTTGCAGCAGGCTTACCTTATGGCTAAACGTGCCGTAGCACTTAAGCCAGAGGATTATAGTGTGCAAAGCACTTTTGCAAATGTATGTCTGGACATGAAAAAGAAAGAGGAAGCACTTGTGTCTGCAAAAAAAACTCGTTTGCTGGCAGATGCTGAAACCTCAAAGATTCAAAAGATTGCCCAGGAGTTATTGGATAAAGTAGAAGCATTATAA
- a CDS encoding RagB/SusD family nutrient uptake outer membrane protein, with the protein MKKILLLFALTVILASGCKKYLDIKPKGYTIPTYFDDYQKILNSSSLSMAVPAYPNFLTDDVRAGETMDVNSSTSYPSIDLGFRNLYEFKAGAVFDPGATDHFWETAYQHIFVYNTIINNIEKVPDGTEVARKQMKAEAQIGRAFEYLNLVNGYAVHYNATTAGTDLGVPILLTEDINAPYGRNTVAEVYAQVMKDLNEALPNLSSAVPNVFHPGKSVGFAFLSKMYLYMGNYTEALKNVNEALKINSSLINHNLYTTKNATYGRVVTKLDATITFPNADKSPESIWVRLGTASWGNLFAMVYASDDLLATYRRDLPTGAVDQRLALFFLDGQANFGATTTLFPGRFLWAPYITANLGFGTAELYLIAAECEARIGDKDRAVAHLNTLRNSRISGNIALSASTNEIALKLALDERRREMPYLGITRITDLKRLNMDSRFAKTVTHQVGTQTYTLPANDNRYILPVPPKVLALNPTIPVYNR; encoded by the coding sequence ATGAAGAAAATACTATTATTATTTGCCTTAACGGTTATATTAGCCAGCGGCTGCAAGAAATATCTTGATATTAAACCTAAAGGATACACTATTCCTACGTATTTTGACGACTATCAAAAAATATTAAACAGTTCATCTTTATCTATGGCTGTACCAGCTTATCCCAACTTCCTCACGGATGATGTTCGTGCAGGCGAAACTATGGATGTAAACTCAAGTACATCATATCCTTCAATTGATTTGGGCTTTCGCAATTTGTATGAGTTTAAAGCCGGCGCTGTCTTTGATCCGGGCGCGACAGATCATTTTTGGGAAACTGCTTATCAACATATTTTTGTTTACAATACGATAATCAATAACATTGAAAAGGTACCAGACGGAACAGAAGTAGCTAGAAAGCAAATGAAAGCTGAAGCACAAATTGGACGTGCTTTCGAGTACTTAAACCTGGTTAATGGTTATGCTGTGCATTACAATGCCACCACAGCAGGTACGGATCTTGGTGTACCCATCCTTTTAACCGAAGACATTAATGCTCCTTATGGAAGAAACACCGTTGCTGAGGTATACGCCCAGGTTATGAAGGACCTTAATGAAGCTTTACCTAATTTATCTTCTGCCGTGCCTAATGTTTTTCATCCAGGTAAAAGTGTTGGCTTTGCGTTTTTAAGTAAAATGTACCTGTATATGGGGAACTATACTGAAGCATTAAAGAACGTTAACGAGGCCCTTAAAATAAACAGTTCATTAATTAACCATAATCTTTATACCACAAAGAATGCAACCTATGGGCGAGTTGTTACCAAGCTGGATGCAACTATAACCTTCCCAAATGCAGATAAGAGCCCGGAGAGCATTTGGGTTCGTTTAGGCACGGCTTCCTGGGGGAATTTATTTGCTATGGTGTATGCAAGCGACGATTTGCTGGCGACCTATAGAAGGGATCTTCCTACCGGTGCGGTTGATCAGCGACTGGCATTGTTTTTCCTCGATGGGCAAGCTAATTTTGGCGCAACTACAACCTTATTTCCTGGCAGATTTTTATGGGCGCCTTACATTACCGCAAACTTAGGGTTTGGTACCGCTGAGCTTTATCTGATTGCTGCAGAATGTGAGGCCAGGATTGGTGACAAAGACAGAGCTGTGGCTCATTTAAACACTTTGCGTAACTCAAGAATTAGTGGAAATATAGCGCTATCAGCAAGCACCAATGAAATTGCTTTAAAACTGGCTCTTGATGAACGTAGAAGAGAAATGCCTTATTTGGGCATTACCCGTATTACAGATTTAAAACGGTTAAATATGGATAGTCGTTTTGCAAAAACGGTAACACACCAAGTTGGAACGCAAACCTATACCTTGCCTGCCAATGACAACAGGTACATTTTGCCTGTGCCGCCAAAAGTATTGGCACTTAACCCTACAATTCCAGTTTATAACCGCTAA
- a CDS encoding SusC/RagA family TonB-linked outer membrane protein, producing MYFTNTFSGIDRPWLALIKPETRRQIIMRINLIAMLMTMALMQAAASSFGQYVTLHKKNADLNEVLKTIKNQTSYTFLYNSRILKDAKPVTLNLEKATLEEALKACFENQLLTFKIIEKTVLVKKKEADFFDRVTSYLTAIDLRGQVLDETGKPLVGASIRVKNTSKAVLSNDKGEFEIKGIDENAILVISFLGYKTKEVPATRSNNFTVNLEVNPAELGEVAVVSTGYQKIPKERASGSFSVVTGTALSRKLQTNVLDRLEGMAAGLTSFKNGSMSKPAIQVRGVSTLTATAASPLFVVDGAPFYGDMQSINPSEIESITVLKDASAASIYGAQSSNGVIVITTRSGVVGKLNINYDASAKFIGLPDREYANRMSSAELVDFQREMFNARSGTYAAINPRNQMVETYRLYYEARQGNISEEELQKQLNVLRNNDRYDQVVEEFLRKTAVTQQHNLSFSGGNDFYKYHLSGNYLGTAPYEREQYTSRLGFNLKNSFNFTKWMTANIGVLGSNTRDDYNNGSATSNASPGMSILYGGKASFFMLRNDDGSLANTWLVAKSPFEINRLISLGLEDENYSPVAELDRSHLTNTNKYLNLNLSTNFKILDGLNLNLLYQSERTESYSKQLYSKDSYRVKTQVNNATIVGANNVIRRLIPQGGQVSETRGDQNSYILRAQVDYNKMIIDKHRIDIIAGAERRNIKTSGTNIYKYGYDDYSLNYKPIDELALSQPTVGTQATTNQFTLAKAETGFGSTEDRFISFYSNGSYTYNNKLTVSGSIRIDQSNLFGTDPKYQYKPFWHTGLRYLVAENKLNWLDRLAVRATYGENGAVPKQGGPYMISRANGNNINTGESQDNITSPPNNGLRWERTKVTNFGLDVSVFNRRISGSVDVYNKSTSDLLGNMISDPTLGWTSLVLNYGDMRNRGIDVALTSNNLNSRDVNWTTTVNFNYNQNRLTRIDNTSNTVASYLNGPQNRKGVAMGSLYSVKYGGLDNKGDARAIKLDGTEVYATDRLAVEDLVYSGTTIPPYSASLQNTLSYKGFDLYLMFIYYGGNVMRDVTAPFLSKFAELNYATNMDRTTLNYWKKPGDELVPGMAPAFRSAVGTTITGVWESSDQNIQKADYIKLRDIILSYNFSGNWMKKSYIKNMRLSLQIQNAWRWAANKNKLDTEVWDGTVFSYSVTPTRGTLYPASYTLGLSVNF from the coding sequence ATGTATTTTACTAATACTTTTAGTGGTATAGACAGGCCCTGGCTTGCGCTTATAAAACCCGAAACCAGAAGACAGATTATTATGCGGATTAATCTTATTGCGATGCTGATGACTATGGCACTGATGCAGGCTGCCGCCAGTAGCTTTGGTCAATATGTGACTTTGCATAAAAAGAATGCAGACCTGAATGAAGTGCTCAAAACCATCAAGAACCAAACGAGTTACACCTTTCTTTACAACAGTAGAATTTTAAAAGACGCAAAACCAGTAACGCTGAATTTAGAAAAGGCAACGCTTGAAGAAGCGTTAAAAGCCTGCTTTGAAAATCAATTGCTCACATTTAAGATCATAGAAAAAACGGTGTTGGTTAAAAAGAAAGAAGCCGATTTTTTTGACCGGGTTACAAGTTACCTTACTGCAATAGACCTCAGAGGGCAAGTATTAGATGAGACAGGTAAACCACTGGTTGGTGCCAGCATTAGAGTAAAAAACACCAGCAAAGCTGTATTATCTAATGACAAAGGAGAATTCGAAATAAAGGGGATTGACGAGAACGCTATTTTAGTGATTTCTTTTCTTGGGTATAAAACGAAAGAAGTACCGGCCACGAGATCAAATAACTTTACCGTTAATTTGGAAGTCAATCCTGCTGAACTAGGCGAAGTAGCAGTAGTATCTACCGGTTACCAAAAAATCCCTAAAGAAAGGGCGTCAGGCTCCTTTTCGGTGGTTACTGGTACAGCTTTATCAAGAAAACTGCAAACCAATGTCCTGGACAGACTGGAGGGAATGGCAGCCGGACTAACCTCATTTAAAAATGGAAGTATGTCTAAACCTGCCATCCAGGTTCGGGGTGTCTCTACACTTACAGCTACTGCAGCTTCTCCCCTCTTCGTGGTAGACGGCGCTCCTTTTTATGGTGATATGCAATCCATTAATCCTTCGGAAATAGAATCCATCACGGTATTGAAAGACGCTTCGGCAGCTTCCATTTATGGTGCGCAGTCATCAAATGGTGTGATCGTAATTACCACAAGAAGCGGGGTTGTGGGAAAATTAAATATTAATTATGATGCTTCTGCTAAATTCATTGGCTTACCAGACCGGGAATACGCCAATCGGATGAGCAGTGCGGAATTGGTCGACTTTCAAAGAGAAATGTTTAATGCGCGCTCAGGTACCTACGCAGCAATTAATCCTCGTAATCAGATGGTGGAAACTTATCGTTTATATTATGAGGCAAGGCAAGGGAATATCTCAGAGGAGGAATTGCAAAAACAACTGAATGTGCTTAGAAATAACGACAGGTATGATCAGGTGGTTGAGGAATTTCTTAGAAAAACAGCAGTTACGCAGCAGCATAACCTGTCATTCTCGGGCGGTAATGATTTCTATAAATATCATCTTTCAGGAAACTACTTAGGTACTGCTCCCTATGAGCGTGAGCAGTACACCAGTAGGCTCGGGTTTAATTTGAAAAACAGTTTCAATTTTACCAAATGGATGACCGCCAATATTGGCGTACTTGGTAGCAACACAAGAGATGATTATAACAATGGAAGCGCCACAAGCAATGCTTCGCCAGGTATGAGTATTCTCTATGGAGGAAAGGCTTCTTTTTTCATGCTAAGAAATGACGACGGAAGTTTAGCAAATACGTGGTTGGTTGCTAAATCGCCCTTTGAAATTAACCGGTTAATATCGTTGGGACTTGAGGACGAAAACTATTCACCAGTTGCAGAGCTGGATAGAAGTCATTTAACCAATACCAATAAATATCTAAATTTAAACCTGTCAACCAATTTTAAGATTCTGGATGGTTTGAACTTAAATTTACTGTATCAGAGTGAAAGAACAGAAAGTTATAGTAAACAGCTTTACAGTAAAGATTCGTACAGAGTTAAGACCCAAGTAAATAATGCTACCATAGTTGGCGCAAATAATGTGATTAGGCGGTTAATTCCTCAGGGTGGACAAGTGAGCGAAACTCGTGGTGACCAAAATTCATACATACTGAGGGCCCAGGTAGATTATAACAAAATGATCATAGACAAACATCGGATTGATATTATAGCGGGCGCGGAAAGGCGTAACATTAAAACTTCTGGCACTAATATTTATAAGTATGGTTATGATGATTATAGCTTAAATTACAAACCCATTGACGAATTGGCGCTAAGTCAACCCACGGTAGGTACACAAGCCACCACTAACCAGTTTACCTTAGCCAAAGCGGAGACTGGATTTGGTTCTACAGAAGATCGTTTTATTTCTTTTTATAGTAATGGCTCTTATACTTACAATAACAAGCTTACGGTTTCTGGTAGCATAAGAATAGACCAATCAAACCTTTTTGGTACAGATCCCAAGTATCAATATAAGCCTTTTTGGCATACAGGACTGCGTTATCTTGTTGCAGAAAATAAATTGAATTGGCTAGACCGTTTAGCGGTACGGGCAACCTATGGTGAAAACGGGGCCGTGCCTAAACAGGGAGGACCCTATATGATCTCCAGGGCCAATGGAAACAACATTAACACTGGAGAGTCGCAGGATAACATTACCAGTCCGCCCAATAATGGCCTGCGCTGGGAAAGAACTAAGGTGACTAATTTCGGGCTAGATGTTAGTGTATTTAACCGCCGTATATCGGGATCAGTAGACGTATATAATAAATCGACTAGTGACTTATTGGGAAATATGATCTCAGACCCAACTTTAGGATGGACTTCGTTGGTTTTAAATTATGGAGACATGAGGAACAGGGGTATTGATGTTGCTTTAACTAGTAACAATTTAAATTCCCGGGATGTTAATTGGACCACAACTGTAAATTTTAACTACAACCAGAATAGATTAACAAGAATAGACAACACGTCAAACACTGTTGCTAGTTATTTAAATGGCCCGCAGAACCGTAAAGGCGTAGCCATGGGTTCTTTATACAGTGTAAAATATGGTGGTCTGGACAATAAAGGAGATGCCAGGGCCATTAAACTTGATGGAACAGAGGTGTATGCTACTGATCGGTTAGCTGTTGAAGACCTTGTTTATAGCGGCACCACTATTCCTCCTTACTCGGCATCCTTGCAAAATACCTTGAGTTATAAAGGTTTTGATCTTTATTTGATGTTCATCTACTACGGAGGAAACGTAATGCGTGATGTAACGGCACCTTTCTTAAGCAAGTTTGCAGAATTAAATTATGCCACCAACATGGACAGGACTACATTAAATTACTGGAAAAAGCCAGGTGATGAACTAGTACCAGGTATGGCCCCAGCGTTTAGAAGTGCGGTAGGCACTACTATCACCGGTGTTTGGGAAAGCAGCGACCAGAACATTCAAAAAGCAGATTACATTAAACTCAGGGACATTATACTAAGCTATAACTTTTCAGGAAACTGGATGAAGAAAAGTTATATTAAGAACATGCGCTTGAGTTTGCAAATCCAGAATGCCTGGAGATGGGCGGCAAACAAAAACAAACTGGATACAGAGGTATGGGACGGAACTGTTTTTTCATATTCAGTTACGCCCACAAGAGGTACATTGTATCCGGCTTCTTACACCCTCGGACTTTCTGTTAACTTTTAA
- a CDS encoding FecR family protein, with translation MKKPEANEILTRYLAGKCTDEEKALVESWHLSYELDVLNDLNVEEQEKDLDKVWAALERSESVSRKIRLWPKVAAAAAILIIVGSGLFFYLQKNRDDGELTQLASNILPGKNEAILTLSNGKKITLSETLKGEIARQHGISITKQENGTIVYKINDSGGDVANLGKPQFNVISTPRGGHYQLNLPDGTKVWLNAASELKFPIRFAVNERRVELQGEAYFEVFKNRDSPFHVKTRHQDLEVLGTHFNINAFDDEQETQTTLLEGAVSIVPDRVAPSIPYSTVLKAGQQATLTNSSMNVEKADVDEAISWKNGMFHFSDTRFSSIMRQASRWYDVDVRYENGVPELRYSGEVSRSVNAAAFLDMLKYLGVKFRIERLSGDRKRIVVSQ, from the coding sequence ATGAAAAAACCTGAAGCAAATGAAATATTAACCAGATACCTGGCCGGCAAATGTACCGACGAGGAAAAAGCCTTGGTAGAAAGCTGGCATCTGAGCTATGAACTTGATGTGCTTAATGACCTTAATGTTGAAGAGCAGGAAAAAGACCTGGATAAGGTATGGGCGGCATTAGAGCGTTCTGAATCAGTATCAAGAAAAATCAGGCTTTGGCCTAAAGTCGCCGCTGCTGCTGCCATCTTAATTATTGTTGGTTCGGGCTTATTCTTCTATTTGCAAAAAAACAGAGATGACGGAGAGCTTACACAGCTTGCTTCGAACATACTTCCCGGAAAAAATGAAGCTATACTCACGCTCTCAAACGGTAAAAAGATCACCCTTAGTGAAACGCTAAAGGGAGAGATTGCACGTCAGCATGGCATTTCTATTACTAAACAAGAAAACGGTACAATTGTATATAAAATCAATGATTCGGGAGGCGATGTAGCCAATTTAGGCAAACCCCAGTTCAATGTAATTTCCACGCCCAGAGGAGGGCATTACCAACTCAACCTACCTGACGGCACCAAAGTTTGGCTTAACGCGGCTTCAGAACTTAAGTTTCCGATACGTTTTGCAGTAAACGAAAGAAGGGTGGAGTTGCAAGGTGAAGCTTATTTTGAGGTTTTTAAAAACAGGGACAGTCCTTTTCATGTAAAAACCAGGCACCAGGATCTGGAAGTATTGGGCACACATTTTAACATCAATGCTTTTGACGATGAGCAGGAAACACAAACCACTTTGCTGGAAGGCGCTGTGAGTATTGTACCTGATCGTGTTGCGCCGTCCATTCCTTACAGCACAGTATTAAAAGCAGGGCAGCAAGCTACCTTAACTAACAGTTCCATGAACGTTGAAAAGGCAGATGTGGACGAAGCCATCAGTTGGAAAAATGGGATGTTCCATTTTAGCGATACCAGGTTTAGCAGCATTATGCGGCAGGCATCGAGGTGGTATGATGTGGATGTACGGTATGAAAATGGAGTGCCAGAACTGCGGTATAGTGGAGAAGTATCTAGAAGTGTAAATGCCGCTGCATTTCTGGACATGTTAAAATATCTGGGTGTGAAATTCAGGATTGAAAGGCTTTCTGGAGATAGAAAGCGTATTGTGGTTTCTCAATAA
- a CDS encoding RNA polymerase sigma factor: protein MVQQFNGNWYRGIEGKTNVKGSRDGDGRSYFLSLQVNHIMGSIYESTSDAELINLLRAGNRLAYTEIYSRYKLVLHTHAYKWMRDREEAMDMIHELFTILWDKRETIQFNTNLSGYLYISLRNKIFNRISKKRFETRYIDSLQEFINKGDCITDYRIREKQLADIIEKEIAALPPKMREVFELSRKSNLSHKEIAQQLDLSEQTVRKHIQHALRILKSKLGLIFFLFLFTP, encoded by the coding sequence TTGGTACAACAATTTAATGGCAACTGGTACCGGGGCATTGAGGGCAAAACAAATGTAAAAGGTTCCAGGGATGGTGATGGTCGTTCATATTTTCTATCTTTACAGGTAAATCACATTATGGGGTCTATTTATGAATCTACATCTGATGCTGAGCTAATCAATCTGCTTAGGGCTGGAAACAGATTGGCTTATACAGAAATTTACAGCAGGTACAAACTTGTACTCCATACCCACGCCTACAAATGGATGCGCGACCGGGAAGAGGCAATGGATATGATCCATGAGCTATTTACTATATTGTGGGATAAACGTGAAACCATTCAATTTAACACCAATCTATCTGGCTACTTATACATCTCACTTCGAAACAAGATCTTCAACCGGATATCAAAAAAAAGGTTTGAAACCCGGTACATAGATTCTCTTCAGGAATTTATAAATAAAGGGGACTGCATTACAGATTACCGGATTCGCGAAAAACAGTTGGCAGACATCATTGAAAAGGAAATAGCAGCCCTCCCACCAAAGATGCGTGAGGTATTTGAGCTTAGCCGTAAGTCTAACCTTAGCCACAAAGAGATTGCCCAGCAGTTGGATCTTTCTGAACAAACTGTTCGAAAGCACATCCAACATGCGCTGCGGATTTTAAAATCTAAACTGGGTTTAATATTTTTTTTATTTTTATTTACCCCATAG
- a CDS encoding RNA polymerase sigma-70 factor encodes MQLFTDDLRAAAALKDGNMQALEYLYNTYHQPVACFLKTYCKDHEQVEEITQDVFLQLWDHRNKINTDLSVKNLLFTIAKHKLIDQVRRMNRQEQVLQRHNYSRQESYNTLDQVILKDYQHAISTVLLQLPARNREIFHLSRNAFLSNAEISRQLNISVKAVEKQITKTLQVLKIFLKSEQILLILATIKIFL; translated from the coding sequence ATGCAATTGTTTACAGATGATTTGAGGGCTGCAGCAGCACTAAAGGATGGCAACATGCAGGCTTTAGAATATCTTTATAATACCTATCATCAGCCTGTTGCTTGTTTCCTTAAAACGTATTGCAAAGATCATGAACAGGTAGAAGAAATTACTCAGGATGTGTTTTTGCAGTTGTGGGACCATAGGAATAAAATTAATACGGATTTGAGTGTTAAAAACTTATTGTTTACCATAGCAAAACATAAGTTGATAGACCAGGTTAGAAGAATGAACAGGCAGGAACAAGTCTTACAACGGCATAATTACAGTCGCCAGGAAAGTTACAACACCCTGGATCAGGTGATTTTAAAAGACTACCAACATGCTATTTCTACGGTGCTTTTGCAATTGCCTGCACGCAACCGTGAAATTTTCCATTTAAGCAGGAACGCATTTTTAAGTAATGCAGAGATTTCGAGACAACTTAATATCTCCGTTAAGGCAGTAGAAAAACAAATTACCAAGACCCTGCAAGTGCTTAAGATTTTCCTTAAAAGTGAGCAGATCCTGCTCATCCTGGCTACGATAAAAATATTTTTATAA
- a CDS encoding FecR family protein codes for MKEYPYNPQVIDQFFSGSLPEEKHNEVLDWFMSLSEAEQLVFIDIHLGFVERHNFTAEQNLTTGFAQLENRILERKYAGRRTIRLVLQMAAAILPLMLFWFLFRPDGISPKPGISEFAPKTVKIIRLKNTLNHAHTIQLPDSSEVILYPGAMLQYPAQFAIAKREVELFGKAFFEVRHKQDHPFTVISGALTTVVLGTSFWVDGADLNRISVKVKTGKVGVLYAKQPALFLLPTEKALFTTQTGRLVKLNAAKKIRLSVPLDAQLPSAIVFNNTPLRQVAKVLAEAFGKTIVVDQVNGAELIVSLNTKGKSLTAILQEVKLQTQIQYEIKEHNIHISKPQ; via the coding sequence ATGAAAGAATACCCTTACAACCCACAAGTAATTGATCAGTTTTTTAGCGGCAGCTTGCCGGAGGAAAAACATAATGAAGTTTTAGACTGGTTCATGTCCCTTTCTGAAGCAGAGCAGCTGGTGTTTATTGACATCCATCTTGGCTTTGTTGAAAGACATAACTTTACTGCTGAGCAGAACTTAACGACTGGTTTTGCACAACTGGAAAATCGCATATTGGAGCGTAAATATGCAGGGCGAAGAACTATAAGGCTAGTCTTGCAAATGGCTGCAGCTATACTACCACTTATGCTTTTTTGGTTTTTATTTAGGCCTGATGGTATTTCGCCTAAACCGGGTATAAGCGAATTTGCCCCTAAAACCGTTAAAATTATTAGGTTAAAAAACACCCTCAATCATGCCCATACCATTCAACTTCCGGATTCAAGTGAGGTGATACTCTACCCGGGGGCCATGCTCCAGTACCCTGCGCAATTTGCCATTGCCAAAAGAGAAGTTGAACTATTTGGAAAGGCTTTTTTTGAGGTAAGGCATAAACAGGATCATCCCTTTACGGTAATAAGTGGTGCGTTAACTACGGTAGTTTTAGGAACTTCATTTTGGGTAGACGGAGCAGACTTAAACCGAATTAGTGTAAAAGTAAAAACTGGTAAAGTTGGCGTGTTATATGCAAAACAGCCGGCGCTCTTTCTTTTACCAACAGAAAAAGCCCTGTTTACTACGCAAACAGGCAGGCTTGTCAAGCTAAATGCAGCTAAAAAAATAAGATTATCTGTTCCGCTTGATGCACAATTGCCTTCAGCAATAGTATTTAACAATACACCATTACGGCAGGTAGCCAAAGTACTGGCGGAAGCATTTGGAAAAACGATAGTTGTTGACCAGGTAAACGGCGCTGAATTGATAGTTAGCTTAAATACCAAAGGGAAATCCTTAACGGCTATTTTACAGGAAGTTAAACTACAAACACAAATTCAGTATGAAATAAAAGAGCATAACATTCACATTAGTAAACCACAATAG